In one Syntrophorhabdaceae bacterium genomic region, the following are encoded:
- a CDS encoding sigma-54 dependent transcriptional regulator has translation MTVENKILVIDDDKAVRLVLSTILKKNSYLPVEARDGREALDVYRTERASAILLDLKMPGMDGIETLQELKKIDPHVPIIIITGYADIPTAVKTIKLGAYDFLTKPPQVDKLILILDRAIENYELHKALSNLDTTVDTSLEWVFGKSEAMRDVIHQVRQVARSDFSVIIQGETGTGKSVVAQTIHNLSKRAKQQFQSVDVGAIPENLIESELFGHERGAFTGADKKRIGFFEIAQGGTIFIDELENMPLQLQSKLLRAVEEKKIYPVGNSKPVGIDVRIIAATNSDIKQSVREKRFREDLFFRLSEFIITVPKLKDRTEDIPFMAMKFFTKASIELGKQMREISKETIALLQGYSWPGNVRELKNVIRRAVLLAQNDVIKPSDIEFLIEETQNGQDHLPLLPLKELTARVTRDAEKQAIQHILTLTRGNKTKAASILKVDYKTLLTKIKQYGLTNL, from the coding sequence ATGACTGTTGAAAATAAAATACTTGTTATAGACGACGACAAAGCGGTGAGGCTCGTCTTGAGCACCATCCTGAAAAAAAACAGTTATCTGCCCGTCGAAGCTCGTGACGGTCGTGAAGCGCTCGATGTATACAGAACAGAACGCGCTAGCGCAATTCTTCTGGACCTCAAGATGCCGGGGATGGATGGAATCGAGACGTTACAGGAGTTAAAGAAGATCGATCCTCACGTGCCGATCATAATCATTACGGGATATGCCGATATCCCGACTGCCGTGAAAACGATAAAACTGGGCGCCTACGACTTTCTTACCAAACCTCCCCAGGTTGACAAGTTAATCCTCATTCTCGATAGGGCCATAGAAAATTACGAGTTGCACAAGGCGCTAAGTAATCTCGATACTACGGTGGATACTTCTCTCGAATGGGTCTTTGGCAAGAGCGAAGCTATGCGAGATGTCATTCACCAGGTACGGCAGGTAGCGAGAAGCGATTTTTCCGTGATAATTCAGGGCGAAACCGGTACAGGCAAATCTGTCGTGGCGCAAACAATCCATAATCTGAGCAAGCGGGCCAAGCAGCAATTCCAGTCTGTAGACGTAGGCGCCATTCCGGAGAACCTTATCGAAAGTGAGCTCTTCGGCCACGAAAGAGGCGCCTTCACCGGCGCGGACAAAAAGAGAATCGGTTTCTTTGAAATCGCTCAGGGTGGAACGATATTTATCGATGAATTGGAGAACATGCCTTTACAGCTCCAAAGCAAATTACTGAGGGCGGTAGAGGAAAAGAAGATCTACCCGGTCGGCAACTCAAAGCCTGTAGGTATCGATGTCAGGATTATCGCGGCTACCAACTCTGACATCAAGCAATCGGTGCGCGAAAAGAGGTTCCGCGAAGACCTGTTTTTCAGACTCAGCGAATTCATTATCACCGTGCCGAAGCTAAAGGACAGGACAGAAGATATTCCCTTCATGGCCATGAAGTTCTTTACAAAGGCCTCCATAGAGCTTGGCAAGCAGATGCGCGAGATCAGCAAAGAGACCATCGCTCTGTTGCAGGGCTATTCGTGGCCCGGCAATGTGCGCGAACTGAAAAATGTTATCAGAAGGGCTGTGCTCCTGGCCCAGAACGATGTGATAAAACCGAGTGATATTGAATTTCTCATAGAAGAAACCCAGAACGGCCAGGACCATCTCCCCTTGCTCCCCCTGAAAGAGCTTACCGCAAGGGTTACGAGAGACGCTGAAAAACAGGCTATCCAGCATATTTTGACGCTCACCAGGGGAAACAAGACCAAGGCCGCTTCGATTCTTAAAGTCGATTACAAGACTCTTCTTACGAAGATAAAACAATACGGCCTCACCAACCTGTGA